Proteins from a genomic interval of Micropterus dolomieu isolate WLL.071019.BEF.003 ecotype Adirondacks linkage group LG16, ASM2129224v1, whole genome shotgun sequence:
- the LOC123984751 gene encoding peroxisome proliferator-activated receptor alpha-like isoform X3, translated as MSHNAIRFGRMPQAEKLKLKAESKMVEKEVASPMLADHKILVRQIHEAYMKNFNMNKAKARLILTGKTSTPQPFIIHDMETFQLAERTLAVHMVKGDYAEPESVPQAGEVVPAVGCGELQQREAEARLFHCCQSTSVETVTELTEFAKAVPGFQSLDLNDQVTLLKYGVYEALFTLLASCMNKDGLLVARGGGFITREFLKSLRRPFSDMMEPKFQFATRFNSLELDDTDLALFVATIICCGDRPGLVNMPLVEQLQESIVQALRLHLLANHPDNNFLFPRLLQKLADLRELVTEHAQLVQEIKTTEDTSLHPLLQEIYRDMY; from the exons CCATCCGGTTTGGTCGGATGCCTCAGGCGGAGAAGCTAAAGCTAAAGGCAGAAAGCAAGATGGTGGAGAAAGAGGTGGCAAGTCCAATGCTGGCGGACCACAAGATTCTGGTCAGGCAGATCCACGAAGCCTACATGAAGAACTTTAACATGAACAAGGCGAAAGCTCGGCTCATACTCACCGGAAAGACCAGCACGCCG CAGCCTTTCATCATTCACGACATGGAGACGTTCCAGCTGGCAGAGAGGACGTTAGCGGTCCATATGGTAAAGGGTGACTATGCAGAACCCGAGAGTGTCCCTCAAGCTGGGGAGGTTGTTCCTGCTGTGGGGTGTGGGGAGCTCCAGCAGAGGGAGGCCGAAGCCAGGCTCTTCCACTGCTGCCAGAGTACCTCAGTGGAGACGGTCACAGAGTTGACGGAGTTCGCCAAGGCGGTGCCAGGTTTCCAGAGCCTGGATCTGAATGATCAG GTGACTCTCTTGAAGTACGGCGTTTACGAAGCCCTCTTCACACTCCTGGCCTCCTGCATGAACAAAGACGGCCTCCTGGTGGCACGTGGTGGAGGCTTCATCACCAGAGAGTTCCTCAAGAGCCTCCGGCGGCCATTTAGTGATATGATGGAGCCCAAATTCCAGTTTGCCACACGCTTCAACTCCCTGGAGCTGGATGACACTGACCTGGCGCTTTTTGTGGCTACTATTATCTGCTGCGGAG ATCGCCCAGGCCTGGTCAACATGCCTCTGGTCGAGCAGCTGCAAGAAAGCATTGTTCAGGCACTACGGCTCCACCTGCTGGCCAACCACCCCGACAACAACTTCCTCTTCCCCAGACTGCTGCAGAAACTGGCCGACCTCCGGGAGCTGGTCACCGAGCATGCGCAGTTGGTGCAGGAAATCAAGACAACAGAGGACACATCACTGCACCCGCTCCTGCAAGAGATATACAGGGACATGTACTGA